The following are encoded in a window of Pyxidicoccus trucidator genomic DNA:
- the folD gene encoding bifunctional methylenetetrahydrofolate dehydrogenase/methenyltetrahydrofolate cyclohydrolase FolD produces the protein MAHLIDGKAVAARVRAEVKAEVERLKAERGIVPGLAVVRVGEDPASKVYVTGKKKAAEEVGFNSWEHHPDERITQDELLALVHKLNEDPAVHGILVQLPLPKHIDADVIISAVKPEKDADGFHPMNAGNLLLGRPATRACTPYGIMRLLEEIGCNPAGKRAVVVGRSNIVGKPMALMLLQKNATVTIAHSKSDVRREVEDADIVVVAVGVAELVKGEWIKPGAVVIDVGMNRNADGKLVGDVEFAKASERASYITPVPGGVGPMTIAMLIRNTLEAAARGGK, from the coding sequence ATGGCCCACTTGATTGATGGCAAGGCAGTGGCGGCGCGGGTGCGGGCGGAGGTGAAGGCGGAGGTCGAGCGGCTCAAGGCCGAGCGCGGCATCGTCCCCGGGCTCGCCGTGGTGCGCGTGGGGGAGGACCCCGCGTCCAAGGTCTACGTCACCGGGAAGAAGAAGGCCGCCGAGGAGGTGGGCTTCAACTCCTGGGAGCACCACCCGGATGAGCGCATCACCCAGGACGAGCTGCTCGCGCTGGTCCACAAGCTCAACGAGGACCCGGCGGTGCACGGCATCCTGGTGCAGCTGCCGCTGCCGAAGCACATCGATGCGGACGTCATCATCTCCGCGGTGAAGCCGGAGAAGGACGCGGACGGCTTCCACCCGATGAACGCGGGCAACCTGCTGCTCGGGCGGCCGGCGACGCGGGCGTGCACGCCCTACGGCATCATGCGGCTGCTGGAGGAGATTGGCTGCAACCCAGCCGGCAAGCGAGCGGTGGTGGTGGGCCGCAGCAACATCGTGGGCAAGCCGATGGCGCTGATGCTGCTCCAGAAGAACGCCACCGTCACCATCGCCCACAGCAAGAGCGACGTGCGCCGTGAGGTGGAAGACGCGGACATCGTCGTGGTGGCGGTGGGCGTGGCGGAGCTGGTGAAGGGCGAGTGGATCAAGCCCGGCGCGGTCGTCATCGACGTGGGCATGAACCGCAACGCGGACGGCAAACTGGTGGGCGACGTGGAGTTCGCCAAGGCCTCCGAGCGCGCCTCGTACATCACCCCCGTGCCGGGCGGCGTGGGGCCGATGACGATTGCCATGCTCATCCGCAACACGCTGGAGGCGGCGGCGCGCGGCGGGAAGTGA
- a CDS encoding DUF4097 family beta strand repeat-containing protein, producing MYLALLVVLAASPATPQTWKFETDGTPQVHIANVDGAVRVDAVDGNSVIFEVVREAPESARNKVEVEVVQQGDVVRAQVCCGPCEAERHSCRGEMGSVRFAVKVPRGTELHVAAVNSAVTVTGVTGEQEISTVNGRVEVNGSERRLSVSSVDGEVALAPRKVMPTSVSTVSGDVRLKLPAKADAKVEFSSVGGSFNGSSVALGSKQKSYGAGSQEVEVSTVSGALTVQE from the coding sequence ATGTACCTCGCCCTGTTGGTCGTCCTCGCTGCCTCCCCGGCGACACCCCAGACGTGGAAGTTTGAAACGGATGGCACTCCACAGGTCCACATCGCCAATGTAGATGGCGCGGTCCGCGTGGATGCGGTAGACGGGAATAGCGTGATATTCGAGGTGGTTAGGGAAGCCCCGGAGAGCGCGCGGAACAAAGTCGAGGTCGAAGTCGTCCAACAGGGCGACGTGGTGAGGGCGCAGGTGTGCTGCGGGCCGTGCGAGGCAGAGCGGCACTCGTGCCGGGGTGAAATGGGGTCGGTGCGGTTCGCGGTGAAGGTGCCCCGGGGGACGGAGCTTCACGTCGCCGCGGTGAACTCGGCGGTGACGGTGACGGGCGTGACGGGGGAGCAGGAAATCTCCACGGTCAACGGCCGTGTGGAAGTGAATGGCTCGGAGCGACGGTTGTCCGTGAGCTCCGTTGATGGAGAAGTGGCCTTGGCACCCCGAAAGGTCATGCCTACTTCTGTGAGCACGGTTTCAGGGGATGTCCGGCTGAAGCTGCCGGCCAAGGCGGATGCGAAGGTGGAATTCAGCTCCGTCGGAGGAAGTTTCAACGGGAGTTCCGTCGCGCTCGGCTCGAAGCAGAAGAGCTACGGCGCCGGCTCCCAGGAAGTGGAAGTCAGCACGGTGAGCGGCGCGCTCACCGTCCAGGAATAG
- the exoK gene encoding spore coat polysaccharide biosynthesis glycosyltransferase ExoK encodes MRREEVRMGREPLRLVQFTRSFHIGGTEVQVLELLRGLPPSYRLQVSVLEDAGPLMGSLWKLGHAPEAFPLKGSVAQPNTLYQVYRMARWLKAHRVELVHVHDFYSTLIAVPAAKLAGAKVIVGRLDLSHWQGRARRAVHARLTGMADHVIANAEAIRGMLVREEGLPASRVSVIHNGLDLNRFDARVREGLKDPLPDTGGAPVVVHVANMNHPVKRQEDLLLALAMLRHGGTRLHAYLVGDGPRRPELEKLAAELGVADTVHFLRHRTDVPAICARATFGVLCSTAEGMSNAVMEGMASGLPMVVTRVGGNTDLVRDGERGLVVSPEQPAQLAQAFGQILSNTEKSREMGRAARDFVARELSLEKLVRLHDALYQRVARGTGT; translated from the coding sequence ATGCGGCGTGAGGAGGTGCGGATGGGGCGGGAGCCCCTCCGCCTGGTGCAGTTCACCCGGTCGTTCCACATTGGTGGCACGGAGGTGCAGGTGCTGGAGTTGCTGCGGGGGCTGCCCCCCAGCTACCGGCTCCAGGTCTCCGTGCTGGAGGACGCCGGGCCGTTGATGGGCTCGCTCTGGAAGCTCGGCCACGCGCCGGAGGCCTTCCCCCTCAAGGGCTCGGTGGCGCAGCCCAACACGCTGTACCAAGTGTACCGCATGGCGCGCTGGCTGAAGGCGCACCGCGTGGAGCTGGTGCACGTGCATGACTTCTACTCCACCCTCATCGCCGTGCCGGCCGCGAAGCTGGCGGGGGCGAAGGTCATCGTCGGCCGGTTGGACTTGTCCCACTGGCAGGGCCGGGCGCGGCGCGCGGTGCACGCGCGGCTGACGGGGATGGCGGACCACGTCATCGCCAACGCGGAGGCCATTCGCGGCATGCTGGTGCGCGAGGAGGGCCTGCCCGCCTCGCGCGTCTCCGTCATCCACAACGGCCTGGACCTCAACCGCTTCGACGCCCGCGTGCGCGAGGGCCTCAAGGACCCCCTGCCGGACACGGGCGGCGCGCCGGTGGTGGTGCACGTGGCCAACATGAACCACCCGGTGAAGCGGCAGGAGGATTTGCTGCTCGCGCTGGCCATGCTCCGCCACGGCGGCACGCGGCTGCACGCGTACCTCGTGGGGGACGGCCCGCGCCGGCCGGAGCTGGAGAAGCTGGCCGCGGAGCTGGGCGTGGCCGACACCGTGCACTTCCTCCGGCACCGCACCGACGTGCCGGCCATCTGCGCGCGCGCCACCTTCGGCGTGCTGTGCTCCACCGCCGAGGGCATGTCCAACGCCGTCATGGAGGGCATGGCCTCCGGGCTGCCCATGGTGGTGACGCGAGTGGGCGGCAACACCGACCTCGTCCGCGACGGCGAGCGCGGCCTCGTCGTGTCACCCGAGCAGCCCGCCCAGCTGGCCCAGGCCTTCGGGCAGATTCTCTCGAATACTGAGAAGTCGAGAGAGATGGGGCGGGCCGCGCGGGACTTCGTGGCGAGGGAGTTGTCGCTGGAGAAACTGGTCCGGCTGCACGACGCCCTCTACCAGCGGGTGGCCCGGGGCACCGGCACCTGA
- a CDS encoding outer membrane protein assembly factor BamE has product MRRWLWIGVALFLLAGLGVYLVSTSQAGAFDSELWKAQRGTGADKNPRVGMVVELKKKHLREGMTREDVQKLLGEPDQRRGTSEVYELGMSPVGVSYEYLVIDYDGQGKVMRFRVTRS; this is encoded by the coding sequence ATGCGACGCTGGCTGTGGATTGGCGTCGCGCTGTTTCTACTCGCAGGGTTAGGGGTCTACCTGGTGTCCACGTCGCAGGCGGGAGCGTTTGACTCGGAGCTGTGGAAGGCGCAGCGGGGAACCGGCGCGGACAAGAATCCACGCGTCGGGATGGTGGTCGAGCTGAAGAAGAAGCATCTGCGCGAGGGGATGACCCGAGAGGACGTGCAGAAGCTGCTCGGCGAGCCGGACCAGCGACGGGGCACCAGCGAGGTGTACGAGCTGGGGATGTCGCCCGTCGGCGTCTCCTACGAGTACCTGGTCATCGACTACGACGGTCAGGGCAAGGTGATGCGGTTCCGCGTCACCCGGAGCTGA
- a CDS encoding quinone-dependent dihydroorotate dehydrogenase, which translates to MYGLTRSLLFQLSAERAHRLGMAGLHQLGRSRGLCEALRERALRGTPPGLAVELAGLRFAHPVALAAGLDKDAEAVDGLFACGFSAVEIGTLTPRPQPGNPTPRLFRLPEHRAIINRMGFNNHGATDAATRLRARTWRPGPLGVNLGKNKDTPLEKAVDDYVACVDALAPLGDYVVVNASSPNTPGLRKLQEPEQLGQLLRAVQERLASVAPGKPLFLKIAPDLTPEAVDEVVDVARACGLAGLIATNTTVARPFEHPLAKEAGGLSGAPVREPANAVIRRAYLRGGGALPIIGVGGVFTAEDVYEKLRAGATVVQVYTGFIYEGPGMVGRLLPRLAALLARDGFSQARDAIGAEHRSPGAAVSPPAA; encoded by the coding sequence ATGTACGGACTCACCCGCTCGCTCCTCTTCCAGCTCTCCGCGGAGCGCGCGCACCGGCTCGGCATGGCCGGGCTGCACCAGCTGGGGCGCTCGCGCGGCCTGTGTGAAGCCCTGCGCGAGCGCGCCCTGCGCGGCACTCCGCCGGGCCTGGCCGTGGAGCTGGCCGGGCTGCGCTTCGCCCACCCGGTGGCCCTGGCCGCCGGCCTGGACAAGGACGCCGAGGCCGTGGACGGCCTCTTCGCCTGCGGCTTCTCCGCGGTGGAGATTGGCACCCTCACGCCCCGGCCCCAGCCCGGCAACCCGACGCCGCGCCTGTTCCGCCTGCCGGAGCACCGCGCCATCATCAACCGCATGGGCTTCAACAACCACGGCGCCACGGACGCCGCCACGCGCCTGCGCGCGCGCACGTGGCGCCCCGGCCCGCTGGGCGTCAACCTCGGCAAGAACAAGGACACGCCGCTGGAGAAGGCGGTGGACGACTACGTGGCCTGCGTGGACGCGCTCGCGCCGCTGGGCGACTACGTGGTGGTCAACGCCTCGTCCCCCAACACCCCCGGCCTGCGCAAGCTGCAGGAGCCGGAGCAGCTCGGCCAGTTGCTGCGCGCCGTGCAGGAGCGGCTGGCCTCGGTGGCCCCCGGCAAGCCGCTGTTCCTGAAGATTGCCCCGGACCTCACCCCCGAGGCCGTGGACGAGGTGGTGGACGTGGCGCGCGCCTGCGGCCTCGCGGGCCTCATCGCCACCAACACCACCGTGGCCCGGCCCTTCGAGCACCCGCTGGCGAAGGAGGCCGGCGGCCTGTCCGGCGCCCCCGTGCGCGAGCCCGCCAACGCCGTCATCCGCCGCGCGTACCTCCGCGGCGGCGGCGCCCTGCCCATCATCGGCGTGGGCGGCGTCTTCACCGCCGAGGACGTGTACGAGAAGCTGCGCGCCGGAGCGACAGTGGTGCAGGTCTACACGGGCTTCATCTACGAGGGGCCCGGCATGGTGGGCCGCCTCCTCCCCCGGCTGGCCGCCCTGCTCGCCCGGGACGGCTTCAGCCAGGCCCGCGACGCCATTGGCGCCGAGCACCGGAGCCCCGGGGCGGCCGTCTCCCCGCCCGCCGCATAG
- a CDS encoding DUF6973 domain-containing protein, with amino-acid sequence MSLSIGRDLIGGIAKRLGVGGAEQTRATTQPASVSTPEPQQTRVPGWDGTSSFEAESAQGAATARQLGGPAAATRPDLGQIQRDYQVEDDQVVEWSPKAGGFIPIPFTPEYDITATEAKMLDGLSASRGLVGLNTFNNIKDQALETSTRLYPPPSNAPGHVPEDRVGEWKGQDGHRDAFRHAYWNALMTREFGAEWTQQFATAHEGLPGNPADREAMDLYNNEVGRQIAIANPNASPEELATLVQQAVTDGRTVVLDQRGELQWSDRVPLWQHGLTDNVPGQGGQPRPDGNASPDQY; translated from the coding sequence GTGTCCTTGTCCATTGGCCGTGACCTGATTGGCGGCATCGCGAAGCGCCTCGGAGTGGGTGGAGCCGAGCAGACGCGCGCGACGACCCAGCCCGCCAGTGTCTCCACGCCGGAGCCCCAGCAGACCCGCGTTCCAGGGTGGGATGGCACGAGCTCCTTCGAGGCCGAGTCCGCGCAGGGCGCCGCCACCGCGCGGCAGCTCGGTGGGCCTGCCGCCGCGACGCGTCCGGACCTCGGGCAGATTCAGCGCGACTACCAGGTCGAGGACGACCAGGTCGTGGAGTGGAGCCCGAAGGCCGGCGGCTTCATCCCCATTCCCTTCACCCCCGAGTACGACATCACCGCCACCGAGGCGAAGATGCTGGACGGGCTCTCGGCGTCGCGCGGGCTGGTGGGCCTCAACACGTTCAACAACATCAAGGACCAGGCCCTCGAGACGTCCACGCGGCTCTATCCGCCCCCGAGCAACGCTCCGGGCCATGTGCCGGAGGACCGGGTGGGCGAGTGGAAGGGCCAGGACGGCCACCGTGACGCCTTCCGTCACGCCTACTGGAATGCCCTGATGACGCGCGAGTTCGGCGCCGAGTGGACGCAGCAGTTCGCCACCGCGCACGAGGGCCTGCCGGGCAACCCGGCGGACCGCGAGGCGATGGACCTCTACAACAACGAGGTCGGCCGGCAGATTGCCATCGCGAACCCCAACGCCTCCCCCGAGGAGCTGGCCACGCTGGTGCAGCAGGCCGTGACGGATGGCCGGACGGTGGTGCTCGACCAGCGCGGCGAGCTGCAGTGGAGCGACCGGGTTCCGCTCTGGCAGCACGGCCTGACGGACAACGTCCCGGGCCAGGGCGGCCAGCCGCGGCCTGACGGAAACGCGAGCCCCGACCAGTACTGA
- a CDS encoding adenosine deaminase — translation MARELIDLHIHVGGAVAPHILWSIAHQQGFKLPVKNYFDFVELITSRPGKVGSLDDYLKILHTWTEKIQSSPSAIERSVYEVIGKEYRGSRVTQMELRFNPMKRNLNSELDLDHIIHAALRGMDRAVLEYGVKMGLIFCLAREFDHKLNSIIVDKAIKYRSRGVYGIDLAGTETNAMELKAERVAEYEDLFARARRAGLKCTVHTGETKGTGAEGVMSVVEKLKPHRIGHGIRAAYDEPAMKVLRENDIVLELCPTSNLHTKAVEGVEELRHIIRTFWDRKVKFTINTDGPYLLETDMRREIEIIEQNGILTPEQVDQTLAWARQSSFIPA, via the coding sequence ATGGCACGCGAACTCATTGACCTGCACATCCATGTGGGCGGCGCCGTGGCGCCCCACATCCTCTGGTCCATCGCCCATCAGCAGGGCTTCAAGCTCCCCGTCAAAAACTACTTCGACTTCGTGGAGCTCATCACCTCCCGGCCCGGCAAGGTCGGGAGCCTCGACGACTACCTGAAGATCCTCCACACCTGGACGGAGAAGATTCAGTCCTCGCCCAGCGCCATCGAGCGCTCCGTCTACGAGGTCATCGGCAAGGAGTACCGCGGCAGCCGCGTGACGCAGATGGAGCTGCGCTTCAACCCGATGAAGCGCAACCTGAACTCCGAGCTGGACCTGGACCACATCATCCACGCCGCGTTGCGCGGCATGGACCGGGCGGTGCTGGAGTACGGCGTGAAGATGGGGCTCATCTTCTGCCTCGCCCGCGAGTTCGACCACAAGCTCAACAGCATCATCGTGGACAAGGCCATCAAGTACCGCTCGCGCGGCGTGTACGGCATCGACCTGGCCGGCACCGAGACGAACGCCATGGAGCTGAAGGCCGAGCGCGTGGCCGAGTACGAGGACCTCTTCGCGCGCGCCCGCCGCGCCGGGCTCAAGTGCACCGTGCACACCGGCGAGACGAAGGGCACCGGCGCCGAGGGCGTCATGTCCGTGGTGGAGAAGCTCAAGCCGCACCGCATCGGCCACGGCATCCGCGCCGCCTACGACGAGCCCGCCATGAAGGTGCTCCGGGAGAACGACATCGTCCTGGAGCTGTGCCCCACCTCCAACCTCCACACCAAGGCGGTGGAGGGCGTCGAGGAGCTGCGCCACATCATCCGCACCTTCTGGGACCGCAAGGTGAAGTTCACCATCAACACCGACGGCCCCTACCTGCTCGAGACGGACATGCGCCGGGAAATCGAAATCATCGAGCAGAACGGCATCCTCACGCCGGAGCAGGTGGACCAGACGCTCGCCTGGGCCCGGCAGTCCTCGTTCATCCCCGCCTAG
- a CDS encoding Smr/MutS family protein → MSQQRKGPPKKKEEAFHNNPFKSAIKSLKDQEKKEAQEKAAAEAEAAKRSKAPPPPPKAKKAPKVSEADEAALFYSAMDGVQQMTHRGEAPVPNPRLPEIIDDNAEALAQLSELVAGPGDFDVSDTEEYIEGAGPGIDRNLLRSLRRGDFSVQGRLDLHGMSQAEAREAVERFLTDSRRANRRCVLIVHGRGLNSKDQIPVLKAGLKTWLSSKRIGNLVLAFATARPQDGGAGAVYVLLRR, encoded by the coding sequence ATGAGCCAGCAGCGCAAGGGCCCCCCGAAGAAGAAGGAAGAGGCGTTCCACAACAACCCCTTCAAGTCGGCCATCAAGTCGCTGAAGGACCAGGAGAAGAAGGAGGCCCAGGAGAAGGCCGCCGCCGAGGCCGAGGCCGCGAAGCGCAGCAAGGCCCCGCCGCCCCCACCGAAGGCGAAGAAGGCCCCCAAGGTGAGCGAGGCCGACGAGGCCGCCCTCTTCTACTCCGCCATGGACGGCGTGCAGCAGATGACCCACCGCGGCGAGGCCCCCGTGCCCAACCCGCGCCTGCCGGAAATCATCGACGACAACGCCGAGGCGCTCGCCCAGCTCTCCGAGCTCGTCGCAGGCCCCGGCGACTTCGACGTCTCCGACACGGAGGAATACATCGAGGGCGCGGGACCGGGCATCGACCGGAACCTGCTGCGCTCGCTGCGCCGGGGCGACTTCTCCGTCCAGGGCCGCCTGGACCTGCACGGCATGTCGCAGGCCGAGGCCCGGGAGGCCGTGGAACGTTTCCTGACGGACAGCCGCCGCGCCAACAGGCGGTGCGTCCTCATCGTCCATGGACGTGGGTTGAACTCAAAGGACCAGATTCCCGTGCTCAAGGCAGGCCTCAAGACGTGGCTGTCCTCGAAGCGCATCGGCAACCTGGTGCTGGCGTTCGCTACCGCACGTCCGCAAGACGGAGGTGCCGGCGCGGTGTACGTCCTGCTCCGGCGGTAA
- a CDS encoding glycoside hydrolase domain-containing protein has translation MRTRWRSLPEALALGVALVGLSVLASPQVYGESLMVKVRPDTPPRAAAPVELLGARNEALGFQVVVHGGDSGATGVTARLDALEGPARIGSSHLTLYRQDFLVVTHPSGGPGGPGPWPDALTPAVDEVAGEPRNAFPFDVPSNEARALWVDVLIPEDAPAGRYQGVVDLRAGGGFTASVPVTLTVVDVTLPSTPSYPTSFGLEADRVCEAHTGRADCGSDSARAWSCSTGTPGWRSTTASRSPTSSPSSRTRPGGSASTRRMRRCWMAPPPPGCAGRG, from the coding sequence TTGAGAACGCGGTGGCGGTCACTGCCGGAAGCGCTGGCGCTGGGTGTGGCGCTGGTGGGCCTGTCCGTGCTCGCCAGCCCCCAGGTGTATGGCGAGAGCCTCATGGTGAAGGTGCGCCCGGACACGCCACCGCGCGCCGCCGCTCCCGTGGAGCTGCTCGGCGCGCGCAACGAGGCCCTCGGCTTCCAGGTGGTGGTGCATGGCGGGGACAGCGGCGCGACAGGAGTGACGGCCCGGCTGGATGCGCTGGAAGGTCCCGCTCGCATCGGAAGCAGCCACCTCACCCTGTACCGGCAGGACTTCCTGGTAGTCACCCACCCATCGGGCGGCCCCGGTGGACCGGGCCCGTGGCCGGATGCACTCACCCCCGCCGTGGACGAAGTCGCCGGTGAGCCACGCAACGCCTTTCCCTTCGACGTGCCCTCGAACGAGGCCCGGGCGCTCTGGGTGGACGTGCTCATTCCAGAGGACGCTCCCGCTGGCAGATATCAGGGCGTGGTGGACCTTCGCGCCGGTGGAGGCTTCACCGCCTCCGTCCCCGTGACACTCACCGTCGTCGACGTCACCCTACCGAGTACACCCTCCTATCCCACGTCGTTCGGCCTGGAGGCGGACCGCGTCTGCGAGGCACACACCGGGCGCGCGGATTGCGGAAGCGACAGCGCGCGCGCGTGGAGCTGCTCGACCGGTACGCCCGGCTGGCGCTCGACCACCGCTTCACGATCTCCAACATCTTCGCCCTCCAGCCGGACGCGACCGGGTGGGAGCGCTTCGACGCGGCGTATGCGCCGCTGCTGGATGGCACCGCCCCCACCCGGCTGCGCGGGGCGAGGATGA
- a CDS encoding TerB family tellurite resistance protein, whose product MGAGKVLGAIVGLVVGLLIGHPLAIILLAAAGGFVGHRFDEQHAVFTNTPDVLSDFTPPVPRDWEEDRPDVAGRNTHRPPTRPQEDEPDDALTRDLCALFIEVAHADGDVRREEVREVRRYFETVLGYGPESLQLVRGHLKTFLARPPDLEAAARACGEQMPSAERRRLLDTLFELALVDGALQRSEREALRRAARGLGVSEEDELEVAAHYLGEGDEHYAVLGLTPDATDAEVKRAFRQLAAEHHPDKAAHAGRQAAEQATRRFQEVRDAYEEIRRLRGL is encoded by the coding sequence ATGGGCGCGGGAAAAGTCCTGGGGGCGATTGTCGGGCTGGTGGTGGGGCTGCTCATCGGACACCCGCTCGCCATCATCCTCCTCGCCGCCGCCGGGGGCTTCGTAGGCCACCGCTTCGACGAGCAGCACGCCGTGTTCACCAACACCCCGGACGTGCTCTCCGACTTCACCCCGCCCGTCCCCCGGGACTGGGAGGAGGACCGGCCCGACGTGGCGGGCCGGAACACCCACCGCCCCCCGACAAGGCCCCAGGAAGACGAACCCGACGACGCGCTCACCCGGGACCTCTGCGCCCTCTTCATCGAGGTGGCCCACGCCGACGGCGACGTCCGCCGCGAGGAGGTGCGCGAGGTGCGCCGCTACTTCGAGACCGTGCTCGGCTATGGGCCCGAGTCCCTCCAGCTCGTCCGGGGACACCTGAAGACCTTCCTCGCCCGCCCGCCCGACCTGGAGGCCGCCGCGAGGGCCTGTGGCGAGCAGATGCCCTCGGCCGAGCGCCGTCGGCTGCTCGACACCCTCTTCGAGCTGGCGCTGGTGGACGGCGCCCTCCAGCGCTCCGAGCGGGAGGCCCTCCGCCGCGCGGCCCGGGGCCTGGGGGTCTCCGAGGAGGACGAGCTGGAAGTCGCCGCCCACTACCTGGGCGAGGGCGACGAGCACTATGCCGTGCTCGGCCTCACCCCGGACGCCACGGATGCCGAGGTGAAGCGGGCCTTCCGTCAGCTCGCCGCCGAGCACCATCCCGACAAGGCCGCCCACGCCGGAAGACAGGCCGCCGAGCAGGCCACCCGCCGCTTCCAGGAAGTCCGCGACGCGTACGAAGAGATTCGGCGCCTGCGCGGACTGTAG